ACCAGGCGGACCTTGCGAGTTGACACCGGGATGAAGCGGGCTACCGCCCTGACGTCTCTATGTTCAGCCATCTTCGCCTGCTACGCAGTTGTCGTCTTGGTGGTCTTGTCTCTCTGGACATGACCCCGGAAGGTGCGGGTCGGTGCGAACTCGCCCAGCTTGTGGCCAACCATGTTCTCGGTAATGTAGATCGGGACATGGCGCCGCCCGTCGTGCACAGCAACGGTGTGGCCGACCATCTGCGGGAACACGGTGCTTGCCCGGCTCCAGGTCCGCAGCACCTTCTTGTCGCCACGCAGGTTCATGATCTCGATCTTCTTCAGCAGCTTGGGCTCGATGTAAGGGCCCTTCTTGAGTGATCGCGACATTGTCCTCTTCCCTCATGCCTGGGAGGCGAATGCCTTCAGGCTAGCGGCGCTTCTTGGCGCGGCGGCGAATGATGTACTTGTCAGACTGTGTATTCCGCCGCGTCCGGTAGCCACGCGTCGGCTGCCCCCAAGGGGTCTTCGGGCCCGGCATCCCGGTCGGCTGCCGCCCTTCACCACCGCCGTGCGGGTGGTCGCGCGGCGACATGGCCGTGCCGCGCACCGTGGGCCGAACGCCCAAGTGGCGCTTGCGCCCCGCCTTCCCCAGCTTGATGTTGCTGTGGTCAGCGTTCCCCACTTCGCCGATCGTGGCACAGCAGGTCTGCATCACTCGACGAACCTCGCCGGAGGGCAGGCGGATCGAGGCGTAGGCCCCTTCCTTGCCGAGCAGCTGGGCCGCCGTGCCGGCCGAGCGCACCATCTGGCCGCCCTTGCCCTGCTGGAGTTCGATATTGTGCACCAGCGTGCCCAGCGGAATGCTCGAAAGGGGCAGGCTGTTGCCGGGCCGGATTTCGGCTTCGCTCC
This genomic window from Anaerolineales bacterium contains:
- the rpsS gene encoding 30S ribosomal protein S19; its protein translation is MSRSLKKGPYIEPKLLKKIEIMNLRGDKKVLRTWSRASTVFPQMVGHTVAVHDGRRHVPIYITENMVGHKLGEFAPTRTFRGHVQRDKTTKTTTA
- the rplB gene encoding 50S ribosomal protein L2, which produces MAVKTYKPTSPGRRGMSGATFEEITKEKPERSLIIIKRRKGGRDFTGRITVRHQGGGARRYIRQVDFKRDKRGIPARVASIEYDPNRSARLALLNYVDGEKRYILAPNGLKVGDMLMAGSEAEIRPGNSLPLSSIPLGTLVHNIELQQGKGGQMVRSAGTAAQLLGKEGAYASIRLPSGEVRRVMQTCCATIGEVGNADHSNIKLGKAGRKRHLGVRPTVRGTAMSPRDHPHGGGEGRQPTGMPGPKTPWGQPTRGYRTRRNTQSDKYIIRRRAKKRR